A DNA window from Aminiphilus circumscriptus DSM 16581 contains the following coding sequences:
- the minD gene encoding septum site-determining protein MinD: MTCRVIVVTSGKGGVGKTTTTANLSVALASRGYKVVAMDADIGLRNLDVVLGLENRIVYTLVDVVEGNCRLLQALVRDKRVNNLHLLPAAQTRTKDAVTPEQMRTLCDELREHFDFVLVDSPAGIEGGFRNAAVGADEALVVTTPEVSAVRDADRIIGMLEAMGKSPIRLVINRIRPYMVKRGDMLDVADVLDILAVDLVGVVPDDDSVVTSTNRGEPLTLGGNSPASKAFENISLRLCGEDVPFLDLDNPEKEGLFGKVRKLFGL, encoded by the coding sequence ATGACCTGTCGCGTAATCGTTGTGACATCGGGCAAGGGTGGTGTGGGGAAAACGACCACTACGGCGAATCTCTCTGTGGCCCTGGCGAGTCGAGGCTACAAGGTTGTGGCTATGGACGCGGATATCGGCCTTCGGAATCTCGATGTGGTCTTGGGCCTGGAGAACCGTATCGTGTACACTCTTGTGGATGTGGTGGAAGGCAATTGTCGGCTTCTCCAGGCGCTCGTGCGGGACAAGCGGGTGAACAATCTTCATCTCCTTCCCGCGGCCCAGACGCGAACGAAGGACGCGGTGACGCCCGAACAGATGCGGACTCTCTGCGACGAGCTGCGCGAACACTTCGATTTTGTCCTCGTCGATAGCCCTGCGGGTATCGAGGGAGGTTTCCGCAACGCCGCGGTGGGTGCGGATGAAGCCTTGGTGGTGACCACGCCGGAGGTGTCGGCGGTTCGTGACGCGGATCGGATCATCGGGATGCTCGAAGCCATGGGAAAATCTCCCATCCGGCTGGTCATCAACCGGATTCGTCCCTACATGGTGAAGCGCGGGGACATGCTCGACGTGGCGGACGTCTTGGACATTCTCGCCGTCGATCTCGTGGGGGTCGTTCCCGACGACGACAGTGTGGTCACCTCCACCAACCGGGGTGAACCCCTGACACTCGGGGGAAACAGTCCGGCCTCGAAGGCCTTCGAGAATATTTCGCTGCGTCTCTGTGGGGAGGATGTGCCTTTCTTGGATCTCGACAATCCCGAGAAAGAAGGGCTTTTCGGAAAGGTAAGAAAACTCTTTGGCCTGTAG
- a CDS encoding tRNA1(Val) (adenine(37)-N6)-methyltransferase, whose product MEFTRDDLLWGELSLLQPRTGPRVTVDTILLAAFTRVKARERVLELGSASGAVSLLLGWRFPEAEEILGLEIQEDLVSLAARNAAENGLADRVRFLAGDLRRMKELLPPESHSVVVANPPYDEEGMGRPSPVRSEAMARHGLCCTLEDVVSGARWVLPTGGRFYVVIRAHRGAELLGRLRENGLEPKRLRSVHPRPEKNAFLLLVQSTKGAGMGLVVEPPLFVADEKGATSAECLRAYSKEGLSCP is encoded by the coding sequence ATGGAGTTCACGAGAGACGATCTTCTCTGGGGAGAACTCTCCCTTCTCCAGCCGAGAACGGGTCCGAGGGTTACGGTGGACACCATTCTCCTCGCTGCCTTTACCCGGGTGAAAGCGCGCGAACGAGTCCTGGAGCTGGGCAGTGCCTCCGGAGCGGTGTCGCTGCTTCTCGGGTGGCGTTTCCCCGAGGCGGAGGAGATTCTCGGCCTGGAGATCCAGGAGGACCTCGTGTCTCTCGCCGCTCGCAACGCCGCGGAGAATGGTCTCGCTGACCGTGTCCGTTTTCTTGCGGGAGACCTGCGAAGAATGAAAGAACTGCTTCCTCCCGAGAGTCACTCCGTCGTGGTGGCCAACCCTCCCTACGACGAGGAGGGAATGGGCCGTCCGAGCCCTGTCCGGTCCGAGGCCATGGCACGGCACGGGCTCTGCTGCACTCTGGAGGATGTCGTCTCCGGAGCGCGATGGGTGCTCCCCACAGGTGGTCGTTTCTACGTGGTCATCCGCGCTCACCGGGGTGCGGAACTGCTTGGAAGACTTCGGGAGAACGGGCTCGAACCGAAACGTCTCCGTTCCGTTCACCCGAGGCCGGAAAAGAATGCCTTTCTTCTGCTCGTGCAGAGCACCAAAGGAGCCGGGATGGGGCTCGTCGTCGAGCCACCCCTCTTCGTGGCGGACGAGAAGGGGGCGACATCGGCGGAATGCCTGCGGGCCTACTCGAAGGAGGGATTGTCCTGCCCCTGA
- a CDS encoding TIGR03936 family radical SAM-associated protein yields the protein MRLRFLFSKRGRAAFLPHVELPKVFARSLRRAGVLLHYTEGFSPRPKISLGPALPMGVPALAEPGEIWVERWSQETQDRWKNCLPEGVSVLAVQEVSGSALHTLCELAAYRLRLRDPERLDEAERLLQSGESGLGALKGCCRKEEALFFSVETPEKGVGNLVKALVGAEITAGWDDLFLLRLCVGRSGGDSVPSDFGEACGIPFPFPLVNVGGAP from the coding sequence ATGCGGCTGCGTTTTCTCTTTTCGAAGCGAGGTCGCGCCGCCTTTCTGCCTCACGTGGAGCTTCCCAAAGTCTTTGCCCGGTCGCTTCGCCGTGCGGGTGTACTCTTGCACTATACCGAAGGGTTTTCGCCTCGCCCGAAGATCAGTCTGGGACCGGCGCTCCCCATGGGGGTGCCGGCTCTTGCGGAACCCGGCGAGATATGGGTGGAGAGATGGAGTCAGGAAACTCAGGATCGCTGGAAGAACTGTCTGCCCGAGGGAGTGTCCGTTCTCGCCGTGCAGGAAGTTTCCGGTTCGGCGTTGCATACGCTGTGCGAACTCGCCGCCTATCGACTTCGTCTCCGGGACCCCGAGCGGCTCGACGAGGCGGAGCGCCTTCTCCAAAGCGGCGAAAGCGGTCTTGGTGCGTTGAAAGGGTGCTGTCGAAAAGAGGAGGCGCTTTTTTTCAGCGTGGAAACTCCCGAGAAGGGCGTGGGCAATCTCGTAAAAGCTCTGGTCGGCGCGGAGATCACCGCAGGGTGGGATGATCTGTTTCTCCTCCGCCTCTGCGTGGGGCGGAGCGGAGGCGACTCTGTGCCCTCCGACTTCGGCGAAGCATGTGGTATACCGTTCCCCTTTCCTCTTGTGAACGTAGGAGGCGCCCCATGA
- a CDS encoding TIGR03960 family B12-binding radical SAM protein has translation MVFSEESDELWRILARVRKPSRYTGGEWGARIPSKTSGELLRLCLAFPDVYEVGMSYVGFQILYALAKALPGVGVERCYCPWTDMERELVASGRPLFSLEGCRPLKEFHVLGFTLQYELTYTNVLTMLHLGGIPLRSAERGEDDPLVVAGGPGALTPEPMSPFIDAFCVGDGEILLPEILECLRAVKGASREERLRQLAAVPGVYVPAFVTYTPGPSGFFVSGGSTPLPVERRFVPDLDKVFAPETMVVPSTEIVHDRAVVEVFRGCTRGCRFCQAGMVHRPLRERAPGSVEHLVEKLLDASGYEEAGLMSLATCDYSYLSAVLDRLGPLLKGRHTSLSLPSLRMDAFSVALADSLEPLRRGGLTFAPEAGTARLRAVINKGISEEDMENTVDETFRRGWERVKLYFMMGLPTETMEDLEGILSVSKRLLAIGRRHTKRAQMVISVAGFVPKAHTPFQWDSQASMEELREKGRFLKSRTTDKRITLSYHEPEQTFLEGVLGRGDSRLGDVVERAWQLGARFDGWGESFDFGIWRRAFEETGVDPFPVVLRERGQNEPFPWDHIRSGVRREFLWKERERSRKALLTPDCRGACTGCGFERHCLRSRGVAGEPLDGDCVKGSSCDCPLPVSSGPSSEIPQEKGSA, from the coding sequence ATGGTTTTTTCGGAAGAATCGGATGAGTTGTGGCGGATTCTTGCCAGAGTAAGAAAACCCTCTCGATACACGGGAGGCGAATGGGGTGCCCGGATCCCTTCGAAGACCTCCGGGGAACTGCTTCGGCTCTGTCTCGCCTTTCCCGATGTGTACGAGGTCGGAATGAGCTATGTGGGATTCCAGATCCTTTATGCTCTGGCGAAAGCGCTCCCCGGGGTCGGAGTGGAGCGTTGCTATTGTCCGTGGACGGATATGGAACGGGAACTCGTCGCCTCGGGCAGGCCACTTTTCTCGCTGGAGGGGTGCCGTCCCCTGAAGGAGTTCCATGTCCTCGGTTTCACGCTTCAGTACGAGTTGACCTACACGAACGTCCTCACCATGCTTCACCTCGGTGGCATTCCTCTGCGGAGTGCGGAGCGGGGTGAGGATGATCCTCTCGTTGTGGCCGGTGGTCCCGGGGCGCTTACGCCGGAGCCCATGTCTCCTTTCATCGACGCCTTCTGCGTGGGTGACGGGGAAATACTCCTCCCGGAGATTCTCGAATGCCTTCGTGCCGTGAAAGGCGCGTCACGAGAGGAACGTCTGCGGCAGCTCGCCGCCGTCCCCGGTGTCTATGTTCCCGCCTTCGTCACCTACACTCCGGGTCCTTCCGGGTTTTTCGTCTCCGGCGGCAGCACCCCTCTCCCCGTGGAACGCCGTTTTGTCCCAGACCTCGACAAGGTTTTCGCTCCGGAGACGATGGTGGTTCCCTCCACGGAAATCGTGCATGATCGTGCAGTGGTGGAGGTTTTTCGGGGGTGTACCCGGGGGTGTCGATTCTGCCAGGCCGGCATGGTTCACCGTCCTCTCCGGGAGCGCGCCCCCGGGTCGGTGGAACATCTCGTGGAAAAACTGCTCGATGCGTCGGGATATGAAGAAGCGGGGCTCATGTCTCTCGCCACCTGCGATTACTCGTATCTCTCCGCTGTCCTGGACCGGCTCGGCCCTCTCCTGAAGGGGCGCCATACCTCCCTCAGCCTGCCGAGCCTTCGGATGGACGCATTTTCCGTGGCCCTCGCGGATTCGCTGGAGCCACTGCGACGGGGTGGATTGACCTTCGCCCCCGAGGCGGGAACGGCGCGTCTTCGGGCGGTCATCAACAAGGGAATCAGCGAGGAAGACATGGAGAACACCGTGGACGAGACGTTTCGTCGGGGATGGGAGCGGGTGAAGCTCTATTTCATGATGGGGCTTCCCACCGAGACGATGGAGGACCTGGAGGGCATTCTCTCCGTCTCGAAACGCCTCCTCGCCATCGGCAGACGGCACACGAAGCGCGCCCAGATGGTGATCTCCGTGGCGGGGTTCGTTCCCAAGGCGCACACGCCGTTCCAGTGGGATTCCCAGGCCAGCATGGAGGAACTGCGGGAGAAGGGGCGCTTTCTCAAATCAAGAACGACGGACAAACGCATCACGCTCTCCTATCACGAACCGGAGCAGACCTTTCTGGAGGGAGTGCTTGGCCGGGGGGACTCTCGGCTTGGTGATGTGGTGGAGCGGGCGTGGCAGCTCGGCGCTCGATTCGACGGATGGGGAGAGTCCTTCGATTTCGGAATCTGGCGGCGCGCCTTCGAGGAGACCGGTGTGGATCCTTTTCCCGTCGTATTGCGGGAACGGGGGCAAAACGAGCCTTTTCCGTGGGATCACATCCGTTCCGGCGTACGCCGGGAGTTTCTCTGGAAAGAGAGGGAGCGGAGCAGGAAGGCGCTGCTCACGCCGGATTGTCGCGGGGCATGCACCGGATGCGGGTTCGAGCGGCACTGTCTCCGTTCCCGGGGCGTCGCTGGGGAACCCTTGGATGGTGATTGCGTGAAGGGAAGCTCGTGTGACTGTCCTCTTCCGGTGTCTTCCGGGCCTTCTTCGGAGATCCCGCAGGAAAAGGGGAGTGCGTGA
- the minE gene encoding cell division topological specificity factor MinE, producing MGFLSRFFGSGGTKNVAKERLQLVLIHDRTDISPALMEDLRRDLIAVISNYLEIDEMHIDIDLEREDRSVALVANIPVRTVKRVYARSGRGGETLSGK from the coding sequence ATGGGTTTCTTGAGCAGGTTTTTCGGCTCCGGAGGGACGAAAAACGTCGCGAAGGAGCGGCTTCAGCTCGTCTTGATCCACGACAGAACGGATATTTCACCCGCCCTCATGGAGGATCTGCGCCGTGATCTCATTGCGGTGATCAGCAACTATCTCGAGATTGACGAGATGCACATCGACATCGATCTCGAGAGGGAGGATCGTTCCGTCGCCCTTGTGGCAAACATTCCCGTGCGCACGGTGAAACGGGTCTATGCTCGTTCCGGACGAGGCGGGGAGACGCTTTCCGGCAAATGA
- a CDS encoding Rne/Rng family ribonuclease, whose amino-acid sequence MNIIRKIIANTIDPEETRVAIVEEGRLAEMFVERMWERQRTGEIYKARVDSVLPGMHSAFLNLGDGRNAFLYLADARGITVKPNGELLVQVIKSARKGKGARVTPRISLPGRYLVLVPGGHEVGVSRRIFDEDERKRLRRVARSLRPEGVGIIVRTVAEGMDDEALRRDLEELLVFWQEIEHNAKKQSAPCLLYRDLGLLGRVLRDELTEEVSEIVVDCEEEAERIGSYVTRFSGETVPEINVYRGATPIFEFFGIERELEAALDRKIWLPSGAYLIVEQTEALTVIDVNTGKFTGKTDLRSTVLETNLEAAEEIARLLRLRAVGGIVVIDFIDMDHEEDRQTLLDRLHGVFQHDRYRAKVFGVTQLGLVEITRKRARPDLRSTFTRGCPFCGGSGWVLKEDSVAMSLKRFLRKVICSSRSEAMVVELHPVVARYVAETYLASWEEEFERRLFLVEVPDVAWEKYRMEAQGSLEQVEHKLSLLEEREVPPIVHRTTSA is encoded by the coding sequence ATGAACATCATTCGAAAGATCATCGCCAATACCATAGACCCCGAGGAGACGAGAGTCGCCATCGTGGAAGAGGGGCGATTGGCGGAGATGTTCGTGGAACGCATGTGGGAGCGGCAGCGAACCGGCGAAATCTACAAGGCCAGGGTGGACAGCGTACTTCCGGGAATGCATTCCGCTTTTCTGAACCTTGGGGACGGAAGAAACGCGTTCCTTTACCTTGCCGACGCAAGGGGAATCACGGTGAAGCCCAACGGAGAGCTGTTGGTGCAGGTGATCAAGTCCGCCAGAAAGGGAAAGGGAGCTCGGGTGACCCCACGCATCTCGCTTCCCGGAAGATATCTGGTGCTCGTTCCCGGAGGGCACGAGGTCGGGGTTTCCCGACGGATTTTCGACGAGGACGAACGGAAGCGTCTTCGCCGTGTCGCTAGGTCTCTTCGCCCGGAAGGTGTGGGCATCATCGTCCGTACCGTCGCGGAAGGCATGGATGACGAGGCGCTTCGGCGCGATCTGGAGGAGCTGCTCGTTTTCTGGCAGGAGATCGAGCACAACGCGAAAAAGCAGAGCGCTCCCTGTCTCCTGTATCGAGATCTGGGACTTCTCGGAAGGGTCCTGCGCGATGAACTCACGGAAGAGGTGAGCGAGATCGTGGTGGACTGCGAAGAGGAAGCGGAGCGCATCGGTTCCTACGTGACACGTTTTTCCGGGGAGACGGTTCCGGAAATCAATGTCTACAGGGGAGCGACACCCATCTTCGAGTTCTTCGGAATCGAACGGGAACTCGAAGCGGCTCTGGACCGGAAGATCTGGCTTCCCTCGGGGGCCTATCTCATTGTCGAGCAGACCGAAGCGCTCACGGTGATCGACGTGAACACGGGAAAGTTCACGGGCAAGACGGACCTGCGCTCCACGGTGCTGGAGACGAACCTGGAGGCCGCGGAGGAAATCGCCAGGCTCCTCCGACTGCGTGCGGTGGGGGGGATCGTGGTCATCGATTTCATCGACATGGATCACGAGGAAGATCGACAGACCCTCCTGGACAGGCTGCACGGGGTGTTTCAGCACGACCGCTACCGGGCGAAGGTTTTCGGCGTCACGCAGCTCGGCCTCGTGGAGATCACCCGAAAACGGGCACGTCCCGACCTGCGAAGTACCTTCACGAGAGGATGTCCTTTCTGCGGAGGCAGCGGGTGGGTCCTCAAGGAGGACAGCGTCGCCATGTCCCTGAAGCGCTTTCTGCGCAAGGTGATTTGCTCCAGCAGGTCCGAGGCCATGGTGGTGGAGCTGCACCCCGTGGTGGCCCGTTACGTGGCGGAGACCTACCTGGCCTCATGGGAGGAAGAGTTCGAGCGCAGGCTCTTCCTCGTCGAAGTTCCCGACGTGGCCTGGGAGAAATACCGCATGGAGGCCCAGGGGTCTCTGGAGCAGGTGGAGCATAAGCTCTCTCTCCTGGAGGAGAGGGAGGTCCCTCCGATTGTACATCGCACGACTTCAGCTTAA
- the rodA gene encoding rod shape-determining protein RodA, giving the protein MNAPVSTRSFTEHLTLRERLRLLDKGALAAAVILFVTGVVAIYSAGYGGRELFAYKQILWGGVAACAYVGTIWIGHERVLRYAYPLFWFVLLLLLVVLLVGIEAKGAQRWISFGFFRLQPSDVGKIALSAVLGKHLCRYPPKNLKNLCSGMALAGLLGGLVFLQPDLGSVVVYVFMTFVALFLAGTPGKYLGALIGGGMALLPLGWAFLKEYQKNRILVFLDPYVDPLGAGYNVIQSRIAVGAGGLFGKGYLQGSQSKLRFLPEPHTDFIFSVFAEEMGFVGAVILLALFGFLLWRIAVAGARSKDLRCKVMVGTLAAGIWFHVFQCVAMSMGLVPVKGIPLPLFSYGGSSLLGQGITLGLVQSVFIHSTRPYEE; this is encoded by the coding sequence ATGAACGCACCCGTATCCACCCGAAGCTTCACGGAGCATCTCACGCTGAGGGAGCGGCTCCGTCTTCTCGATAAGGGCGCGCTCGCCGCAGCGGTCATCCTTTTTGTCACCGGAGTCGTTGCCATCTACAGTGCGGGCTATGGTGGGCGCGAACTCTTCGCCTACAAGCAGATTCTCTGGGGAGGGGTTGCGGCCTGCGCCTATGTAGGTACCATCTGGATAGGTCATGAGCGGGTACTGCGCTATGCCTATCCTCTTTTCTGGTTTGTACTTTTGCTTCTCCTGGTGGTTCTTCTCGTCGGCATCGAAGCCAAGGGGGCGCAGCGCTGGATTTCCTTCGGCTTCTTCAGGCTTCAGCCGTCCGATGTGGGCAAGATCGCCCTCTCGGCGGTGCTTGGAAAACATCTGTGCCGCTATCCGCCGAAGAATCTGAAGAACCTCTGTTCGGGAATGGCTCTTGCGGGATTGCTCGGTGGACTGGTGTTCCTCCAGCCTGATCTGGGCAGTGTCGTCGTCTATGTCTTCATGACTTTTGTCGCCCTCTTTCTGGCGGGAACGCCGGGAAAATATCTCGGAGCCCTCATCGGAGGCGGCATGGCGCTTCTGCCCCTCGGCTGGGCTTTTCTCAAGGAATACCAGAAAAACCGCATTCTCGTTTTTCTCGACCCCTACGTGGATCCCCTCGGGGCCGGCTACAACGTGATCCAGTCCCGCATCGCCGTTGGCGCGGGGGGACTTTTCGGAAAGGGATATCTCCAGGGAAGCCAGAGCAAGCTTCGCTTTCTGCCGGAGCCGCACACGGATTTCATTTTCAGCGTTTTTGCCGAGGAGATGGGTTTTGTCGGAGCGGTGATCCTCCTCGCTCTCTTCGGGTTCCTGCTCTGGCGCATTGCCGTTGCGGGAGCACGCTCGAAGGATCTTCGGTGCAAGGTCATGGTGGGAACTCTCGCGGCGGGAATCTGGTTCCACGTGTTTCAATGCGTTGCCATGAGCATGGGGCTCGTTCCCGTGAAGGGTATTCCTCTGCCGCTCTTCAGCTACGGGGGAAGCTCTCTCTTGGGGCAGGGGATCACCCTGGGCCTGGTGCAGAGTGTGTTCATCCACTCCACGCGCCCCTACGAAGAATAA
- the smc gene encoding chromosome segregation protein SMC, which produces MYIARLQLKGFKSFGGVHDLPMSPGFTAVVGPNGSGKSNLLDALRWVLGDMNPGRLRIVRQSDLIFSGSLSLPRAEEAEVAVQLRSEARSSLFRRKVQRDGTSLVLVDGARVRLQDLDEVKRAWNLEGDRFAFIGQGDVTEVVQQRPLARRMHLEALFGIDVYRRRRDDAVAKLHAAGAELARLETLMAELEARRVVIAPEVRKARIASTLRTELDEARRLLYWIRRGEAEREREELLAEACHMEERRTLAEKWLERWRALEERFVRESEQLSTGERALLEETERIARRRDVLRRQAFASGTALRHVKETLVRCFEQEARSEKALALAEEEALLRAAAFQDADAAFVRALQELEEADAVWRRHTEALGEERLLREELRAGLARVDVDLSASKGRLGALGKRVWELRTSCLEEEERLALLQKQRDEERLQEEACRREHEEAVLRHSDAYALCQEYAGELQLLRRETGRAASRLEEYRETAQGELYPRPVQHLVAAAKLGRLSARPLPLVEAFTCPSNLIRAVEAFLGGRQFWLLVETFDEAQVCIEQLKRTGNGRATFLPLERTHPRFPQKDLTLPRGVVGWAVELLQMDPHWESCVRHVLGDLLLVERYEVGASLSRSGCRVPVATLDGDVFLSSGTVSGGRGKSGPGAMELRRLMSEAEAEVSRLEASAKELAWSLREAEDRERAASKRKQETAEALAARERFLEEKERLLQSALREKLHREEELLRTRESLREEGRRYGELLRNFRELQERLQTLSALPEDRELESRVTALRATARLAEEKRLAAKDLAERTRASLGDLREALAVHVRDREELSRQGISEREKLALLGKEFRELQLQEEELAWRLQRERLSLNTLHRRRDRARRGIRSGEERLAADREREMRTRRRIEDLQREVDDAVALWEEQFPYPGNSFHVPSEDTGALSPRERTEELRRTIRERERSLKALGDVDLGTLSEDRSLEERLAFLKEQVGDVRSGMEELRRFLEETDRHAGALFSKALEGIDQRFDALFQRLFGGGEARLSLAEGSELWEAGVEVIARPPGKKPQHLGQLSGGEQSLTAISLLFAAMEIAGVPLAVLDEVDAALDEVNLRRFAVLAKEYSRAIQIVAMTHRRYTMEQADLLYGVTMSEPGLSQVVGVRLEEWS; this is translated from the coding sequence TTGTACATCGCACGACTTCAGCTTAAGGGATTCAAGAGCTTCGGCGGTGTTCACGATCTGCCCATGAGCCCGGGCTTCACCGCCGTGGTGGGACCCAACGGAAGCGGCAAGAGCAATCTCCTTGACGCACTCCGCTGGGTTCTCGGCGACATGAACCCGGGGCGCCTTCGTATTGTACGGCAGAGCGATCTCATTTTCTCGGGAAGCCTTTCCCTTCCCCGGGCGGAAGAAGCGGAGGTGGCCGTGCAGCTCCGGAGCGAGGCGCGTTCCTCCCTTTTTCGCCGAAAAGTGCAACGGGACGGCACGAGCCTTGTTCTCGTCGATGGCGCCCGTGTCCGCCTTCAGGATCTGGATGAGGTGAAGCGTGCCTGGAACCTCGAGGGCGACCGCTTCGCTTTCATCGGCCAGGGGGATGTGACGGAGGTGGTCCAGCAGCGCCCTCTCGCCCGGAGAATGCATCTGGAGGCGCTCTTCGGCATCGATGTGTACCGACGGCGGAGAGATGACGCAGTGGCGAAGCTTCATGCGGCGGGAGCGGAGCTTGCCCGTCTGGAGACGCTCATGGCCGAACTGGAGGCTCGCCGGGTCGTTATCGCCCCGGAGGTGAGAAAAGCCCGGATCGCGTCGACGCTTCGGACCGAACTGGACGAAGCGAGGCGGCTGCTTTACTGGATTCGCCGCGGGGAGGCGGAACGCGAGCGAGAGGAACTCCTCGCCGAAGCGTGTCACATGGAAGAGCGCCGAACGCTCGCTGAAAAATGGCTCGAACGCTGGAGGGCTCTTGAAGAGCGCTTTGTCCGGGAATCGGAGCAGCTTTCCACGGGGGAGAGAGCACTCCTGGAGGAAACGGAACGGATCGCACGGCGGCGCGACGTGCTCCGTCGCCAGGCCTTCGCTTCCGGTACTGCCTTGCGCCATGTCAAGGAGACCCTTGTCCGTTGTTTCGAACAGGAAGCGCGGTCCGAAAAAGCGTTGGCTCTTGCCGAGGAGGAGGCGCTCCTTCGGGCCGCGGCGTTTCAGGATGCCGACGCGGCGTTTGTCCGGGCACTGCAGGAATTGGAGGAGGCCGATGCGGTGTGGCGCCGGCACACCGAGGCACTCGGCGAAGAACGGCTTCTTCGCGAGGAGTTGCGGGCCGGGCTTGCCAGGGTCGACGTGGATCTCTCCGCCTCGAAGGGACGCCTCGGAGCCCTGGGAAAGCGTGTTTGGGAATTGCGGACGTCATGCCTGGAAGAGGAAGAGCGTCTTGCCCTTCTCCAGAAGCAGCGGGATGAAGAACGGCTTCAAGAGGAAGCGTGCCGCCGCGAGCACGAAGAGGCAGTGCTTCGGCACAGCGATGCCTATGCCCTCTGTCAGGAATATGCGGGGGAGCTTCAGTTGCTCCGCCGGGAAACCGGGCGTGCGGCGTCGCGCCTGGAGGAGTACCGCGAGACCGCCCAGGGAGAGCTCTATCCCAGGCCGGTACAGCATCTCGTGGCTGCGGCGAAGCTGGGGAGGCTTTCCGCTCGACCTCTGCCGCTGGTGGAGGCCTTCACCTGTCCATCCAATCTTATCCGTGCCGTGGAGGCCTTTCTTGGAGGACGCCAGTTTTGGCTCCTCGTGGAAACGTTCGATGAAGCTCAGGTATGTATTGAGCAGCTCAAACGGACGGGAAATGGCCGGGCCACCTTTCTTCCCCTGGAACGGACTCATCCCCGCTTTCCTCAGAAGGACCTTACTCTTCCTCGGGGTGTGGTGGGGTGGGCGGTGGAACTCCTGCAGATGGACCCTCACTGGGAATCCTGCGTTCGGCACGTTCTTGGGGACCTTCTCCTGGTGGAGCGCTACGAGGTGGGAGCATCCCTCTCCCGAAGCGGGTGCCGAGTCCCCGTGGCCACTCTCGACGGAGACGTCTTTCTTTCCTCGGGGACGGTGAGCGGCGGTCGCGGCAAAAGTGGTCCCGGTGCCATGGAGTTGCGGCGCCTGATGAGCGAGGCCGAGGCGGAAGTGTCCCGGCTCGAAGCGTCGGCGAAGGAACTTGCCTGGAGTCTCCGGGAGGCCGAGGACAGAGAACGCGCCGCCTCCAAGCGCAAACAGGAGACCGCGGAAGCGTTGGCGGCAAGAGAAAGATTTCTGGAGGAAAAGGAACGTCTTCTCCAATCCGCGCTTCGGGAGAAACTCCACCGGGAAGAGGAGCTTCTCCGAACGAGGGAGTCCCTCCGAGAGGAAGGGCGACGCTATGGAGAGCTTCTGCGGAATTTCCGGGAACTGCAGGAGCGCCTGCAAACCCTGTCCGCCCTTCCGGAGGATCGGGAATTGGAATCCCGCGTGACTGCCCTGCGCGCCACCGCTCGACTGGCGGAGGAGAAACGCCTTGCTGCAAAGGACCTGGCGGAGCGGACCCGGGCTTCCCTCGGAGATCTTCGGGAAGCGTTGGCCGTCCACGTGCGCGATCGCGAGGAGTTGTCCCGCCAGGGAATCTCCGAGAGGGAAAAACTTGCGCTTCTCGGAAAGGAGTTCCGGGAGTTGCAGCTCCAGGAAGAAGAGCTGGCCTGGCGCCTGCAACGGGAGCGCCTTTCCCTGAATACACTCCATCGGCGACGCGACCGGGCGAGGCGCGGCATCCGAAGCGGCGAGGAGCGCCTGGCGGCGGATCGTGAGCGGGAAATGCGGACACGGCGGCGCATCGAAGATCTTCAGCGCGAGGTGGACGATGCCGTTGCACTCTGGGAGGAACAGTTTCCCTATCCGGGAAATTCCTTTCATGTTCCGTCGGAAGACACGGGTGCCCTTTCTCCCCGGGAGCGCACCGAGGAGCTGCGGAGAACAATCCGGGAGCGGGAAAGAAGCCTCAAGGCCCTGGGGGATGTGGACCTCGGCACTTTGTCCGAGGATCGTTCCCTGGAGGAACGCCTCGCTTTTCTGAAGGAGCAGGTGGGGGACGTGCGCTCCGGCATGGAGGAGCTGCGGCGCTTCCTCGAAGAGACCGACCGCCATGCGGGCGCTCTTTTCTCCAAGGCGCTGGAGGGGATCGATCAGCGGTTCGACGCGCTCTTTCAACGTCTCTTTGGTGGTGGCGAGGCGCGCCTCTCCCTCGCGGAGGGAAGTGAACTCTGGGAGGCGGGCGTGGAGGTCATCGCCCGTCCGCCGGGGAAAAAACCGCAGCATCTCGGTCAGCTTTCCGGCGGCGAACAGTCTCTCACCGCTATTTCCCTTCTCTTTGCCGCCATGGAGATCGCCGGAGTGCCTCTCGCCGTGCTCGACGAAGTGGATGCGGCCCTGGACGAGGTCAATCTCAGGCGCTTTGCGGTGCTGGCCAAGGAATATTCCCGCGCCATCCAGATTGTGGCCATGACGCATCGGCGGTACACCATGGAACAGGCGGACCTGCTCTACGGAGTGACCATGTCCGAGCCGGGCCTTTCCCAGGTGGTGGGAGTCCGGCTGGAGGAGTGGTCCTGA